ACTCAGGGTGATGGATATTGATGTCAGTGAACTTGAACCGCAGGTTTCATGTCCCCACAACGTTGACAACGTGAAACCCGTCAGTGAAGTTGAGGGGACAGAGATAGACCAGGTATTCCTTGGCTCATGTACAAATGGAAGGCTCAGCGACCTCAGGGATGCTGCAGGGATACTGAAAAACAGGAAGGTCTCTGATGATGTGAGGATGCTTGTCATACCCGCATCAAGGGAGGTTTACCGCCGCGCCCTTGAGGAGGGACTCATGGAGATCTTCGTGGATGCAGGGGCACTTGTATGCAACCCCTGCTGCGGTCCATGCCTTGGAGGACATGTGGGCCTGGTGGGGCCTGGTGAGGTGAGCCTCTCCACATCAAACAGAAACTTCAGGGGGAGGCAGGGCAGCCCCGAAGCCGAAGTATACCTTTCATCGGCGGCTGTTGCAGCAGCATCCGCAGTTAAAGGAAAAATCACCCACCCAGCAAACATCAAATAGGAGGTTTAAAGATGAAAGGAAAGGTCTGGAAATTCCCTGATGACGTTGATACAGACATAATAATCCCCGGGCGGTACCTTGTTATAAGGGACCCTGAAAAACTTGCAGAACATGTCATGGAGGGTCTTGACCCTGAATTCCCATCAAAGGTCAGGCCCGGTGACTTCATAGTTGCAGGTAAAAACTTTGGATGCGGATCATCAAGGGAACACGCACCCCTGGCACTCAAGGGTGCTGGTGTGGCGGCCGTTATTGCAGAATCCTTTGCAAGGATATTCTACAGGAACGCCATAAACGTCGGCATACCCCTCCTTGAAGCCCCGGGGATAACGGATGAGCTTGAAGAGGGTGATGAAATCGAGGTCGATCTTGAAAGGGGCGTCATAATCAGGGATGGGGAAGAATTCCCATTCAAGAAGCTGCCTGATTTCATGCTGGAGATACTTGAAAGCGGGGGGCTCATACCCTACCTCAAAAGGGGTGGAGAACTGTAGGTGATGGAGATGAAGATAGCGGTTATACCCGGTGATGGCATTGGCGGTGAGGTTATGGATGCTGCCCTCACCGTGCTGGATGCCCTTGACCTTAACCCTGAACTCATCATGGCAGATGCAGGAGACGACTGCCTCGAGAGAACAGGGACCCCCCTGCCTGATGAAACCCTTGAGGCGGTGGGTGAGGCTGATGCAACACTGTTCGGAGCTGCAGGTGAAAGCGCCGCTGATGTAATAGTTAAACTTCGACGTGAATTCGGCCTTTTTGCGAATTTAAGGCCTGTAAGGTCTCTTCCAGGGGTTCAGTGCCTTTATCCGGACCTGGATTTTGTGATTGTCCGTGAGAACACCGAGGATCTCTATGTTGGTGATGAGGAGTACACGTCTGATGGTGCTGTTGCAAGGCGTGTTATAACCAGGGCTGCCTCCGAGAGGATTGTGAGGTTTGCCTTTGATTACGCGGTGGGTGATGGCCGCGGCGGTGTTACGGCCGTCCATAAGGCCAACGTCCTCAAGAAGACAGACGGCATATTCAGGGAAGTCTTCTACGAGGTCGCCTCCAGTTACCCCCAGGTGGAGGCCAATGACTACTATGTGGATGCCACAGCCATGTACCTCATCACACAGCCCCATGAATTCGATGTCATCGTCACAACCAACATGTTCGGAGACATACTCTCAGACGAAGCCGCAGCCCTGGTCGGAGGCCTCGGAGTAGCACCATCAGCAAACATAGGCGAAAAAAACGCCATATTCGAACCAGTACACGGATCAGCACCACAAATAGCCGGAAAAAACATAGCCAACCCCACAGCAATGATACTATCAACAGCACTCATGCTAAAACACCTCAAAAAACCACAAGAAGCCCAGAAAATACAGGAAGCACTTGAAGAAACACTCCGGAATGGACTTGTAACCCCGGACCTTGGTGGTGATCTTGGAACAGATGAAATGGCCAGGGAAATAGCCAGGAGAATTGAAGGGTGATCTTATGCTGGTGGAGGATGTCAGGTCTGATATACCCCTCCTTGAGGACCATGTTTACCTTGACGCCGCAAGCACAACTCCCACACCGCTTCCTGTTGTGAGGGCAATGGAGGAGTACTTCCTCTCCTACAATGCAAACACAGGTAGGGGTGCCTACTCCCTTCTTGTAAGGGCCACTGAAAGGTTGAATGAAGCCCGTTCAAAGGTCGCAGGCTTCATAAATGCCTCAGCAGATGAAATCATATTCACAAAGAACACCTCGGAGGCAATAAACATTGTAGCCGGTGGCCTGCGGTTCAGGAGGGGTGACTCGGTGGTTGTCCCCAACATCGAGCACCACTCAAACTTCCTTCCCTGGTTGAGGCTCAGGAAGATGGGAGTGGATGTGAGGGTTGTCAGGGCTGATGAGACTGGAGTTGTGGACCCATCCGTTATTGAGGACGCGGTTGATGATACAACGAGACTTGTTACGGTAACCCACATATCCAATGCGCTTGGTTCGGTGCAGGAGGTGGAGGAGATAGGCAGTATAGCCCATGAGCACGGCGCCCTCTACCTTGTGGACGCTGCCCAGTCCATAGGGCACATGGAAGTTGATGTTAAAGGGATAGGTGCTGATTTCGCAGCATTCCCCGGGCACAAGGGGACCATGGGGCCCGTTGGAACCGGCTTCCTGTACTGTAACAGGGAATGTATCGATGAACTTGAACCCTTCAGCCTTGGAGGCGGCACCGTCCTGGATGTATCAGAGGATGAATACGTCCTTGAAGAATTTCCGGCAAGATTTGAGGCCGGAACCCTTAACATTGCAGGTTTCATTGGCCTCGGGGCATCCATAGACTACATGAACCGTATAGGGATTGGCAGAATAGAGAAACACACCATTAAACTTACAGAGAAACTCTACAGTGAACTATCATCCATTGACAGGCTCGAGTGCTACGGTGACCCCCAAAACATTTATGGTATCCTTTCATTCAACATAGATAACATGGATCCCCACGACGTTGCAAAGCTCCTCGATGAAACCGCCGGCATCTGTGTTAGAAGCGGACACCACTGCGCAATACCTGCAATAAAGCACCTGGGGCTCCATGAAATGGGAGGCACGGTGAGGGCATCCATACACTACTATAACACAGAAGAGGAGATAGAATTACTCGCAGAAACCCTTAATGAAATATCATTACTGGGGGTTTGACCATGAACAAGGCTCAGGTAATAGCAATATTTATAGTAATAATAATGGTCCTAAGTACCGTTGCAGCTGCATTTATACTCTAAGGAGGAATCAGTATGGTTGAAGTTAGAATAGGGGCTGTTGTAGCCGAATTTAACTATGACATAACGCACATGATGCTTGAACTTGCCAGGGAGCATGCTAAATTCCTGGACTCTGAGATAACAAAGGTTATCCCTGTCCCGGGAGTCTTTGACATGCCCCTTGCAATAAAGAAGCTCCTCATGGATGATGAAATCGACGCGGTCATCACCCTGGGAGCCGTGATAGAGGGCGCCACCGACCATGACCAGATCGTTGTACAGCACGCTTCACGTAAAATAGCCGACCTGGCCCTTGAATATGATAAACCAGTTGCCCTGGGAATATCAGGTCCAGGGATGACAAGGCTTGAAGCCCACCAGCGTGTTGAATACGCTAAAAGAGCTGTTGAAGCTGCTGTTAAAATGCACAGAAGACTTAATGAATTCTGATCCCTGGAGAAGTTCCATGGAAATCCTCAAACCCTCTGATCTCAGGGAAAGGTTCAGGGACCCCTGGATATCACCCTACCGGAAGGTCATCACCATGGTGGACGGTGACCTTGTTGAGATAGTCGAGTATCACCCCTGCGTTTCAGGTTCGGAGTGGATGATATACCAGTACAGCCGCTCCAGTAAATTAATAGAAAGCGCCAGGAGGGACAGTAACAGACACACCTACATTGCAAGGACCGGTAAAGCTCCCCTGGAACTTAAAGCTAGTTTAAACGCTGCAGGGATCGAGGAGGTCCGTGTTGAGGGTGACGAGGTCCGTGTGGTGCATGCGGGTCTTGCAGGTGCAGGTGTTGGTGCTGCAATGTGCCGTGGCATGGCAGAGGGTGTTAAAAGGGTTGAGCTCTATGATGTGGGTGGAGGATCAAGGGAGGGCCGGGCTGCTGTTATAACACCACGGCTCGAGAAGGTGGTCATAGGAATAGATGACACCGACACCCCCGCTGAAGGTGCAACCTGGACCCTTGCAAACAATATGGGGCTCAGGCTCCAGGAGGAGGGCTTTGAATACCTGGACCATGTGACGGTCCAGCTCTACCCCCACAACCCCCACAAGACCCAGAACTGCGTATCAGTTGCCCTGGCCTTTGGGGTTGACCCCGGAAGGAAGGAACATCTTATTGATAAAGCAGCGAGACTCCTTGAAAAGAGCACCCTATCAGATAAAACAGCCATGGCTGTTCTGGAGGGCATAAGGGTCCCTGGAGAACTCAGAGAGTATTCCATGAATGCCAAGAAACGCCTCATGGAGGTTGAAGAAGCTGAAAGTGTTGCAGAAGCCCTGGGGATAGAGCTCATTGAGATAACCGGGTCTCAGGGAAAGATAGGAGCCCTAGCAGCCCTTGGCCTCTACAATGACCCTCAGGAGGCTGCAAGGGTCTACTACTGATTGGATTTTCCGGGTTGTGCCCCGGAACTCCATCATAACAGGGGCTCCATCATGGTATCACTTTTGAAAGCTAAAACCCCAACAGCAGAAGAAATTTAAAGCCATATGTTGAGGAATCTGCCCTCCGATGATGATGCAAAGAGCATGTCGCTTGGAAGGGTTCCAAGGACCTCAACCTTCACCACATGCCTGCCCCAGTAGACAGTGTAGTTGGCGGCTTCATCAGAGAACATGATCCTCCGGACGGGCACACCATTTATATAGATGGTGTATGCTCCCTTCTTCATTACCCCCGAGGTTTCGGCCACCTTAACCCCATCAACAAGGACTCTGACCTGTCTTCCAGGAGCCTCATCGGTCTGGATAATCACACCATTAAGGACCGTGATGTTTGATTCTGAAATGTTCCTCATGGCATAGATACCATTGAAAACCTTCCTCAGGTTACCATCCTGGATCACGTCACCTGCATTCAGCTGGAGGGCTTCCCTTGCATCAAGGGGCATCCTCATTATGTTGCCCTCCCCCTGCCTTGTCCTGTTGAGGGTGTAGGTCTCATTGGCTATGAATAGGCGGTCACCGTAGTTGAGGCCAAGGGTCTTTATCGCCTCCTCAGGGATTCTTATGGTGCCGTTCTCATTTTCAAGGGCGCTGTCAACGGTGTAGGGGCCCCGCACATCAAAAGTCCTGTTATCCTGACTCTTTTTCCATATTATAAGGTTTCCTGATGTGGGCTCAATGGATATCTTACCATCATCAACATGGACCGCGCCCAGGAGGGTTGATATCATTGCAATAAGGATCAGGCCGGATACGAGTATGGGGAAGTGCATGTAGATGAAGGACCTTACCGCCTGAACCTTGCCTGTTGATCGTCTGAACACGTACACCGATCTTCTGATGAGGCTTAAGAGATAATAAACTGCAACTATGAGCCCTGCAACGGCTATGACCACCCCCTCCATGGCAGGAATGGCCCTTATAAAGAATATGCTGAAAACACCCAGTGTTGTGAGTGAAAGCCCCAGTATACACATCCTTATGGCTTTACCCATGGAATCCATCATTGTTATCCTTCCATAGGCAAGCGCCCTGTCAACTATTGTCCTCACAACTTCATTGGCGACAAGGTTGAGGTCAGAGAGGCTGGCCATATCATGCTTTATGGTTCCGATGTCAACCTCCCTCACTGTAAGGCCCATTACATCTGCGTCGAGGACTATTCCCACATCAACACCATAGTCCTCCTCAAACTTCATTTTCTCAAGCACGGATCTCCTGGCAGCGAACTGGCCGCTCAGGGGCTGTTCAAATTTTATTTCAGGGAAGAAAAAATTTAAAAGTGGTTTAGCTGTTAATTCCGTCACCCTTCCTGCCTTTCGCCTGAACCTGGTCTTTGTAAGGTCTGCCTTACCCCTCAGGATGGGCTTTATCATCTTCTCCAGTTTCTCTGTTGTCATGTTCTTAAGGTCAGCATCCACAAAGGCCACTATTTCCCCCTTTGAATGTTTGAAGCCCGTTCTGAGGGCAGCTCCCTTACCCCTGTTACTGGTATGCCTTATAACCTTTGCACCTGCATTTTCTGCGACTTCTGCTGTGCTGTCTGTGGAGCCATCATCCACCACTATGACCTCTGTGACCATATCAGAGTTTCTGGCTGCCTCAACAACCTCTGCAACAGTCTTTTCTTCATTGAATGCGGGTATTACCACCGAGACTGACAGGTTATCTGTGATCCCTCTTTTCAGTGCGCAGAGGAGGAAGACCATTATAAGAATAAGCCATGACATCGCTACACCCTTCTGAATCTCTATATCTCCTATTGGTCCCATTTCATTTATAAATTGAAGAGTCTTCCGAGGTATTAAATAGGAATCATGATAAACCTTTAAGCATAACTCTAAAGGTGAATCTTCAAATGAAACCCAGAGTAATGATACTCCTTGGAAGCGCATCAGACTTTAGGATTGCCGAGAAGGCAATGGAGATCTTTGAGGAACTCAAGATACCCTACGACCTGAGGGTTGCATCCGCCCACAGAACCCATGAAAAGGTCAAAGCGATTGTGACGGAATCCATAAGGGAGGGTGTGGAGGTATTCATAGGTATAGCGGGACTCTCAGCCCACCTTCCGGGTATGATCTCTGCAAACACCCACCGACCGGTAATAGGGGTCCCTGTGGATGTTAAACTTGGGGGTCTGGACGCCCTCTTTGCATGTTCACAGATGCCCTTCCCTGCCCCGGTGGCTACGGTGGGGGTTGACCGTGGAGAGAATGCGGCGATACTGGCAGCCCAGATAATAGGTATAGGGGACCCTGAAGTGCGTGAAAGGGTTTCAAAGCTGAGAATGGGATTCTATGAGAAGGTTAGAAGGGATGAGTGCCAGATCCTGAACAGCATGGAAGGCTCATACTACTCACCCCTCAAGATTCAGATACCTGAAATTGAGGATGACGATGATAAAGAGTGGGGTGAGGCCCCCATGGTATCGGTCATCCCCGGCAGTTACTCTGACATGAAGATCGCCAAGAAGACCACCATGTTCCTTGACAGGCTCGGCATAAGCTATGACCTTAACGTCATATCACCCATAAGGTATCCTGAAAGATTTGAAAGGTACCTTGAGAAGATGAGGGACGTCAGACTGTTCATAGCCATAAGCGGCCTCTCAGCGCATGTAACCGGAGCGGTTGTGGCACTCAGTGACAGGCCTGTTATAGGTGTCCCCTGCCCCCTCAAGATGAACGGGTGGGACTCCCTCCTCTCAATGGTCAACATGCCCCCCGGTGTTCCTGTTGGAACCGTGGGTATAGGTAACGGTGGCAACGCCGCCATACTGGCAGCTGAAATGCTGGGAATCTATGATGAAAAGATCGAATCCCGTATAAAGAGGATAAAGAGTCGTTCAGTTAAGTTCTGACGGTGATGGAATGAGAAACTTCATGGAAATACTCCCTGAGAAGCCCGTGATAATAAAGGATGAAGTCTCAACCAGGTTCGAGGCAGCCAGGATACTCAGGGAACACCCCCGGGACCTTGTAATACTTGAAAACATTAAGGAATCGGATATACCTGTAATATCAGGGCTCTGTAACACCCGGGAGAAGATAGCCCTCTCCCTCAACTGCAGGGTCAATGAGATAACCGGGAGGATAGTGGATGCAATGGAAAATCCGACCCCCCTGGGAAGGGCCAGGAGCCTTAAGGGTTACAGCTCAGGGGAGGCTGACCTTTCAAGGCTCCCTGTCCTGACACATTACAGGAAGGATGGTGGCCCATACATCACTGCCGGGGTTATATTCGCAAGGGACCCTGAAACAGGAACCCGCAACGCCTCAATACACAGGATGATGGTCATGGGGAAGGACCGTATGGCTGTCCGTATAGTGCCAAGACACCTCTACACATACCATCAGCGGGCTGAGGCCATGGGCAGGGACCTTGAGATAGCGGTTGCCATAGGCCTTGACCCCGCCACACTCCTTGCAACAACAACCTCAATACCCATAGATGCCGATGAGATGGAGGTTGCAAACACCTTCCATGATGGTGGGCTGCAGCTTGTAAAATGTGAGGGGGTTGAACTGGAGGTGCCCCCTGCAGAGATAATCCTTGAGGGCCGCATACTCAACGGGGTCCGGGAAAGGGAGGGGCCCTTCGTTGACCTGACGGACACCTACGATGTTGTGAGGAAGGAACCAGTCATCAGGGTTGAAAGGATGCATATCAGGGAAGATGCCATGTATCATGCCATCCTGCCTGCTGGTTTTGAGCACCGGCTCCTCCAGGGTTTACCCCAGGAGCCAAGGATCTACAGGGCAGTCCAGAACACGGTCCCCACAGTAAAGGATGTTGTGCTGACAGAGGGGGGTTGCTGCTGGCTTCACGCAGCTGTATCCATAAGGAAGCAGACCCAGGGTGATGGTAAGAATGTTATAATGGCTGCCCTTGCAGCCCACCCCTCCCTGAAGCACGTGGTGGTTGTTGATGATGACATCAACGTATTTGATCCTGAAGAGATAGAATACGCCATTGCAACCAGGGTTAAGGGTGATGATGACATAGTCGTGGTTCCAGGTGCCAGGGGCTCTTCCCTTGACCCTGCAGCCCTCCCTGACGGGACAACCACCAAAGTGGGTGTTGATGCAACAATACCCCTTGACAGGTCCAAGAAGTTCCAGAGGGTGAGCAGGTCAGAATAATCCATCCCTGAAGGATGAACTGCCTGCTTAAATTTTACTTTTTTCTGAAAGCCTGTAGAAGAGATCTATAAATCTATGATTAGAAGGTGCGTCCCCCAGTACATGAACTGCGTGTTCTGCTGGTTTTGAGATAAACCCGGTGGAGTTCAGGAATATCTTACATCATGATGTCTATTTTCATGCCGCACTCAGGACACTTCCCTGATCTGAGCCTGCTGGCATCAACCATGTAACCATCCCTCTTTATGAGGAGTTCCCCGCAGGACGGGCAGTAGGTATTCTCGGCATCGGTGCCCGGGAGGTTGCCGACGTACACATACTTCATACCGGCCTCCAGGGCCATTTCACGTGCCCTCATGAGGGTTGACGTCTCGGTTGGTGGGATGTCCTGCATCCTGTAATGGGGGAAGAACCTTGTGAAGTGCAGGGGGACATCAGCAGCAACCTCGGAAACCATGAAGTTTACAAGGGCCTCTATGTCATCATCCGAATCATTGTAGCCAGGGATCAGCAGATTGGTGACCTCAATATGGATCCCCATATCATGCATCCCCTTTATATTCTCCAGCACGGGTTCAAGCCGGGCATCGCAGAGCTCACGGTAGAACCTCTCTGACATCCCCTTGAGGTCGATGTTGGCAGCGTCAAGTAGAGGTCCTATGATGCTGAGGGCCTCCTCACTCATGTAGCCGTTGGTCACATAGACTGTTTTAAGGCCATGCTGCCTTGCAAGTTCAGCTGAATCCACGGTATACTCCAGCCACATTGTGGGTTCATTGTAGGTCCAGGCAATGGAGAGACAGTTACTGGCAGCTGCGGCCTCAACAGCCTCCTCAGGTGACATGTACCTGGTTGGCACGCTGTCTATTGCGGCCTGGGATATACTCCAGTTCTGACAGTACCTGCAGCGGAAGTTACAGCCGACCGTTCCAAGGGAGTATACGGGGCTTCCAGGATAAAAATGGAATAATGGCTTCTTCTCTACCGGATCCACGGCAGCCGATGATACCTCCCCGTAGGTCAGGGTGTATATCCTCTCACCATCACTTTCCCTTGTAAGGCAATACCCCCTCCCCCCATCAGGAATGAGGCATTTCCGGTTGCATACAAGGCACCTTAACCTTTCACCGCTCCTCTCATAGAGCATGGCTTCCCTTTTCATTGGACTCCCCCCTTTAAATGTTCATAACCCCTTACATCTAGAGTGTATGTTCTTCCATCCTTATCAATCATTTCAATTCCAGAGTCGGTGACCTCGCCTATGACATGAAGCCCTGTGATTCCCGAAAGTTCCTTCATCTCATCTGGCCCTGCAGTTATGACAAGTTCAAAGTCCTCCCCGTAGTAGAGGGCCAGTTCCATGGGGTCCCTGTTGATAATGGAGGCTATTTCAAAGACCTCCCTGGGCACCGGGATCTTCTCCTTAAATATCCTGAAACCCACCCTGCTGGAGTCCATGATCTCTCCAAGTTCACTTACAAGGCCATCGCTTATGTCTGTGGCCGATGATGCAAGGCCTGACTCCGCTATCCTCAACGCATCCTCCACTGGTGCCAGGGGCTTCAGTGAACTTTCAACTGCAGCTTCATGGTTTTTAGCTGGTTTTTCACCCGATAAAATGAGCTCTGTTCCTGCAGCTCCAAGTCCCAGGGGGCCTGTTACCGCAACAAGGTCTCCTGTCCTTGCGCCTGACTTGAGGAGGACCCTGTCCTTCCTTACCCTGCCAGCAGCCATCCCTGAGAGTATGATTTCATCAGACTCGTTGGTGTCGCCTCCAATGAGGGGTGCCCTGTAATGGGTGCAGGCATCCATAACCCCATCGATGAGGGAGCTGAAGAAGTCCTCTTCAAGGTCAGGGAGTGCCATTGATAACATGAAGGCCTCAGGTTTCGAACCCATGGCCGCAAGGTCGCTCATGTTTGCTGTTACCGTTTTCCATCCCATCTCGTATGGCCTTGAGGGATCAGGGAAGTGCCTTGTCTCAAGAAGAAGATCGGAAGTTAAGACAAGGTATTCATCACCGATATCCAGGAGAGCTGCATCGTCTCCAAGTCCATGGAGTTCCGAATCAGGGAAGCTTGCCCTTGCCCTTTTTATTATCCATGAAACAAGTTTTTTTTCTCCAAGGGATGATATTCTGCCATGGGACATTTTAATCAAAAAGTAGATTAAAGGGCTGATTTAACCCTTTCCTTAACTATCTCAGCTATCCTTGGGTCGGCGCCGAGGGGTTCGGTGTAGATTATCTCACCATCGAATTCGAATTCCTCGTGTTCGTGCTCGTGGCTGTGATGGTGATGTTCATGGCCATCGTCAATTCCAAGGATGTGGGGTATGTCATGCTTTGTATGCACTCCATGGGCAAGGAAGACCGGTGTCACTATGATCTTTTCAACGCCCCTGGCTGCAAGTTCATTTATTGCCTCAGGTATCGATGGCTTTGATATGTTCATGAAGCCTACAGCAACCGGATGATCAGCTTCCTTTCTGTAGATGTCTGCTATGCCCTTTATGACCTCCTCCCCGTAGGGCAGACGGCTCCCATGTCCCACAAGGAGGACGCCGATTTTACCTTCTGGGTTTGAATTTGAATCCATAGGATATCACTCCATCCTCGCCTTCTTCCCTCACCCTTCTGAAGACCATTTCAACATCGTCACAGATCTCTATTGAGTCAGGGTCGCAGTCAACTATCTGGGTTGTTATCTTCGCACCCTCCTCAAGTTCAACTATCGCCACCACGTAGGGTGCTATGTCCTTGAACTCATCGGTGGGGGTGTTTATCACAGAGTAACTGTGGATTTTGCCCTTCCCGCTGAACTTCATGTCCTGCAACTTTCCCTTACGCCTGCACTCGGGACATATTATCCTGCTGGGAAAGAAAACGTTCCCGCACTGGAGACATTTTGAACCTGTGAGATTGTAGCGCTGGGGTATGTGGCGCCATGTCCTAACGGTTTCTGTCATCTTGCAACCTCCATGAGTATAATCATCCTTTCATTATCTATCCGGATTCATTATAATTAAATCATAGGGTGATCTAGTATTTAAACTGTGATATCCCCAAGGAGGTAATAAAGAACAGGACATGGTCCCCAAATGTTCAGGGTAATTTAAAGTCCCCTTTCTGTTTTTAAAGAAATCAGGGAGGTCCCCTGAACACCCAGAATTTTGATAATAATTTATGAAGTTTAGAGTAATATTTTTATGTCTGTAATAATAAATTCATCTATGGTGATACCATGGATGATTCTGGATACCTTATGGGCGGAGCCGCATTCCTCCTGATGATACCCCTGGTCATCATTGCCATGATGATGCTGGGTCTTGATGAGCACATGGCCAGCTGCACCGCCGAGGCAGCGGCTTCATCCTCTGTTAAAAGGGCTGCGGAGGATCTGAAGGACAATATCCCCATCATCACGAGGGAAGTCCTGAATGAAAGCGCATACAGGGTTATAAATGGTGATGAATGTCCCGATATCAGGGAAAACATACAGAAGAGACTCGATAGAATCTGCTCTGGCTACCTGAACCTCAATGCAAGCTGCACAGTGAATTCGGTTGAATCCTCCCCCGATGATCCCTTCCAGGTCGAAGTCAACGCCACCATAAAGATAAATGAGGGAAACACAGGACACCTGGAAAATGTCTCAGAAAGGGTCTCGGTTGAGGGACTCCCTGACCCCCTCCCCTTCAGGGTCCTCGGGAAACTCCAGCACAACAGCACAACAGTAGATTATGGTGATAAGCTAAGCAACCATCTTAACTCATGTGGAGTCAGGGGAGACCTCTACATAAACGCA
The sequence above is drawn from the Methanothermobacter wolfeii genome and encodes:
- a CDS encoding 3-isopropylmalate dehydratase small subunit, giving the protein MKGKVWKFPDDVDTDIIIPGRYLVIRDPEKLAEHVMEGLDPEFPSKVRPGDFIVAGKNFGCGSSREHAPLALKGAGVAAVIAESFARIFYRNAINVGIPLLEAPGITDELEEGDEIEVDLERGVIIRDGEEFPFKKLPDFMLEILESGGLIPYLKRGGEL
- a CDS encoding isocitrate/isopropylmalate family dehydrogenase produces the protein MKIAVIPGDGIGGEVMDAALTVLDALDLNPELIMADAGDDCLERTGTPLPDETLEAVGEADATLFGAAGESAADVIVKLRREFGLFANLRPVRSLPGVQCLYPDLDFVIVRENTEDLYVGDEEYTSDGAVARRVITRAASERIVRFAFDYAVGDGRGGVTAVHKANVLKKTDGIFREVFYEVASSYPQVEANDYYVDATAMYLITQPHEFDVIVTTNMFGDILSDEAAALVGGLGVAPSANIGEKNAIFEPVHGSAPQIAGKNIANPTAMILSTALMLKHLKKPQEAQKIQEALEETLRNGLVTPDLGGDLGTDEMAREIARRIEG
- a CDS encoding cysteine desulfurase → MLVEDVRSDIPLLEDHVYLDAASTTPTPLPVVRAMEEYFLSYNANTGRGAYSLLVRATERLNEARSKVAGFINASADEIIFTKNTSEAINIVAGGLRFRRGDSVVVPNIEHHSNFLPWLRLRKMGVDVRVVRADETGVVDPSVIEDAVDDTTRLVTVTHISNALGSVQEVEEIGSIAHEHGALYLVDAAQSIGHMEVDVKGIGADFAAFPGHKGTMGPVGTGFLYCNRECIDELEPFSLGGGTVLDVSEDEYVLEEFPARFEAGTLNIAGFIGLGASIDYMNRIGIGRIEKHTIKLTEKLYSELSSIDRLECYGDPQNIYGILSFNIDNMDPHDVAKLLDETAGICVRSGHHCAIPAIKHLGLHEMGGTVRASIHYYNTEEEIELLAETLNEISLLGV
- the ribH gene encoding 6,7-dimethyl-8-ribityllumazine synthase, producing the protein MVEVRIGAVVAEFNYDITHMMLELAREHAKFLDSEITKVIPVPGVFDMPLAIKKLLMDDEIDAVITLGAVIEGATDHDQIVVQHASRKIADLALEYDKPVALGISGPGMTRLEAHQRVEYAKRAVEAAVKMHRRLNEF
- the mmp11 gene encoding methanogenesis marker protein 11, giving the protein MEILKPSDLRERFRDPWISPYRKVITMVDGDLVEIVEYHPCVSGSEWMIYQYSRSSKLIESARRDSNRHTYIARTGKAPLELKASLNAAGIEEVRVEGDEVRVVHAGLAGAGVGAAMCRGMAEGVKRVELYDVGGGSREGRAAVITPRLEKVVIGIDDTDTPAEGATWTLANNMGLRLQEEGFEYLDHVTVQLYPHNPHKTQNCVSVALAFGVDPGRKEHLIDKAARLLEKSTLSDKTAMAVLEGIRVPGELREYSMNAKKRLMEVEEAESVAEALGIELIEITGSQGKIGALAALGLYNDPQEAARVYY
- a CDS encoding glycosyltransferase → MSWLILIMVFLLCALKRGITDNLSVSVVIPAFNEEKTVAEVVEAARNSDMVTEVIVVDDGSTDSTAEVAENAGAKVIRHTSNRGKGAALRTGFKHSKGEIVAFVDADLKNMTTEKLEKMIKPILRGKADLTKTRFRRKAGRVTELTAKPLLNFFFPEIKFEQPLSGQFAARRSVLEKMKFEEDYGVDVGIVLDADVMGLTVREVDIGTIKHDMASLSDLNLVANEVVRTIVDRALAYGRITMMDSMGKAIRMCILGLSLTTLGVFSIFFIRAIPAMEGVVIAVAGLIVAVYYLLSLIRRSVYVFRRSTGKVQAVRSFIYMHFPILVSGLILIAMISTLLGAVHVDDGKISIEPTSGNLIIWKKSQDNRTFDVRGPYTVDSALENENGTIRIPEEAIKTLGLNYGDRLFIANETYTLNRTRQGEGNIMRMPLDAREALQLNAGDVIQDGNLRKVFNGIYAMRNISESNITVLNGVIIQTDEAPGRQVRVLVDGVKVAETSGVMKKGAYTIYINGVPVRRIMFSDEAANYTVYWGRHVVKVEVLGTLPSDMLFASSSEGRFLNIWL
- the purE gene encoding 5-(carboxyamino)imidazole ribonucleotide mutase — its product is MKPRVMILLGSASDFRIAEKAMEIFEELKIPYDLRVASAHRTHEKVKAIVTESIREGVEVFIGIAGLSAHLPGMISANTHRPVIGVPVDVKLGGLDALFACSQMPFPAPVATVGVDRGENAAILAAQIIGIGDPEVRERVSKLRMGFYEKVRRDECQILNSMEGSYYSPLKIQIPEIEDDDDKEWGEAPMVSVIPGSYSDMKIAKKTTMFLDRLGISYDLNVISPIRYPERFERYLEKMRDVRLFIAISGLSAHVTGAVVALSDRPVIGVPCPLKMNGWDSLLSMVNMPPGVPVGTVGIGNGGNAAILAAEMLGIYDEKIESRIKRIKSRSVKF
- a CDS encoding UbiD family decarboxylase, whose translation is MEILPEKPVIIKDEVSTRFEAARILREHPRDLVILENIKESDIPVISGLCNTREKIALSLNCRVNEITGRIVDAMENPTPLGRARSLKGYSSGEADLSRLPVLTHYRKDGGPYITAGVIFARDPETGTRNASIHRMMVMGKDRMAVRIVPRHLYTYHQRAEAMGRDLEIAVAIGLDPATLLATTTSIPIDADEMEVANTFHDGGLQLVKCEGVELEVPPAEIILEGRILNGVREREGPFVDLTDTYDVVRKEPVIRVERMHIREDAMYHAILPAGFEHRLLQGLPQEPRIYRAVQNTVPTVKDVVLTEGGCCWLHAAVSIRKQTQGDGKNVIMAALAAHPSLKHVVVVDDDINVFDPEEIEYAIATRVKGDDDIVVVPGARGSSLDPAALPDGTTTKVGVDATIPLDRSKKFQRVSRSE